The Mytilus edulis chromosome 12, xbMytEdul2.2, whole genome shotgun sequence genome contains a region encoding:
- the LOC139498256 gene encoding uncharacterized protein translates to MTEENDQDNWFQRTCDGTSGDNDQPQNRTCKWTSLDLRTVGLFYYNETSPVLNLLDLITSQTRMFKELCFEQNQVVQSLQRNITFNYSMDDITFGDDCLSETQENLNMIKQEDAVLAEDFLRNTVLMVHSAMKRSQPDKVSKGVFMDLFNSFIKMCGLIPMSGSEWSSKQDILQREVSSEPDIILTSADSLESFTSPLNAVSVVSIVDIIENESMSVQSNGNDVNYKYPERSRSRRSLSSCSMSSDESDEEPVIYGGIREKVLCQHAGDLLMHTLEHNKWRNTFDCKTKKSKYRPGIIVVGTQVTFTLLEYSFDHHRQLKSGSVERERSFIYYSEPMDILKKEDRDLLLEALVRMTNTVDS, encoded by the exons ATGACAGAAGAGAATGACCAAGACAACTGGTTTCAAAGAACGTGTGATGGTACCTCGGGGGATAATGATCAGCCTCAGAACAGGACGTGCAAATGGACCAGTTTGGATCTACGAACAGTTGGTCTTTTCTACTACAATGAAACTTCACCGGTCTTAAACTTATTAGACTTGATTACCAGTCAAACAAGGATGTTTAAAGAGTTATGTTTTGAACAAAACCAAGTAGTTCAAAGTCTCCAGAGAAATATAACTTTTAATTACTCTATGGATGACATTACTTTTGGTGATGACTGTCTGAGTGAAACCCAAGAAAATTTGAACATGATCAAACAGGAGGATGCTGT GCTTGCTGAAGACTTTCTAAGAAATACAGTGCTGATGGTGCATTCTGCAATGAAGCGATCTCAACCAGACAAAGTATCCAAAGGAGTGTTTATGGATTTGTTCAACTCTTTTATAAAGATGTGTGGCTTGATACCTAT GAGTGGTTCCGAGTGGAGTTCAAAACAAGACATTCTCCAACGTGAGGTATCATCAGAACCAGATATTATACTGACTTCTGCAGACTCATTAGAATCTTTCACCTCTCCATTAAATGCTGTGTCTGTAGTATCTATTGTAGACATTATAGAG aatGAAAGCATGTCTGTACAATCAAATGGCAATGATGTGAACTATAAATACCCAGAGAGATCAAGATCGAGAAGAAGTCTATCTTCATGTTCTATGTCCAGTGATGAATCTGACGAGGAACCTGTTATATATGGAGGAATAAGAGAGAAAGTACTATGTCAGCACGCTGGGGATCTACTGATGCATACACTCGAACATAACAAATGGAGAAATACATTTGACTGTAAAACAAAAAAGTCAAAGTACCGACCAGGAATTATTGTTGTTGGAACACAG GTTACATTCACTCTGTTGGAATACAGTTTTGATCATCACAGACAATTAAAATCTGGAAGTGTTGAAAGGGAAAGAAGTTTTATATACTACTCAGAACCAATGGACATTCTAAAAAAAGAAGATCGAGATTTGTTGCTTGAGGCATTAGTCAGaatgacaaatactgttgattccTGA